A portion of the Acidimicrobiia bacterium genome contains these proteins:
- a CDS encoding META domain-containing protein — MRDITRMAILLPVALVLVACGGAGPATAAPAATPQTAAATLEGTVWQWTQTTETQPASQSVVPDPENYSIVFGEDGQVVIQADCNVVQGAYESSDSSLTISPGPSTMAFCGEMSSDTFFLGYLEQVDTFELKDGTLVLGFGGGAGTMTFADAGAAAGTGEAVARGIEWQWSELTEAEPASQSVVPNPESYTLTFQPDGTYAVKADCNQVLGAYTVQDQVMTISPGPSTLALCDPESLDTMYLDLLSRVTSFSLEGGTLTLFVDGNAARMVFYPAE; from the coding sequence ATGAGGGACATCACCCGCATGGCGATTCTTCTTCCAGTGGCCCTGGTGCTCGTCGCCTGCGGCGGCGCCGGGCCTGCGACCGCAGCACCGGCCGCGACCCCACAGACCGCGGCGGCCACGCTCGAAGGGACCGTCTGGCAGTGGACTCAGACGACAGAGACCCAGCCGGCATCCCAGTCGGTTGTGCCCGACCCGGAGAATTACTCGATCGTCTTCGGAGAAGACGGTCAGGTGGTGATCCAGGCGGACTGCAACGTTGTCCAGGGGGCCTATGAGTCGTCCGATTCGAGCCTAACGATCTCTCCCGGGCCTTCGACGATGGCCTTCTGCGGGGAGATGTCGAGCGATACGTTCTTCCTCGGGTACCTGGAGCAGGTCGATACGTTCGAACTGAAGGACGGGACCCTGGTCCTCGGCTTCGGGGGCGGCGCCGGGACGATGACTTTCGCCGATGCCGGCGCAGCCGCCGGGACTGGCGAGGCTGTCGCCCGCGGAATCGAGTGGCAGTGGTCGGAGCTGACCGAAGCCGAACCGGCCAGCCAGTCCGTCGTTCCAAACCCTGAGAGCTACACGCTCACGTTTCAGCCGGACGGCACCTACGCCGTGAAGGCCGACTGTAACCAGGTGTTGGGCGCCTACACGGTCCAGGATCAAGTGATGACGATCTCGCCGGGTCCGTCCACCCTCGCACTTTGTGACCCCGAGTCATTGGACACGATGTACCTCGATCTCCTTTCGCGTGTCACCTCGTTCAGCCTGGAAGGTGGAACCCTGACGCTGTTCGTCGATGGCAACGCCGCCCGGATGGTCTTCTACCCGGCCGAGTAG